ttcTTTACTATATATCCTTTTCAAACTGTACTTTGTTAGAATAACCAATCATCTTTCattttttaagattaattaatttatttgttttgcGGTAATCTAAAGTCTATTTATATGTCTGGTGctaatcaataaattattacGATATTTATTTAAGTGGATAATTGAGTTCATCATTCTTATATAATAAGATTAATTTGCTTTCTTTGTGGGATTAGCAATTGGTTGCTTACAATTAATGACAATCTAGCTAGCTAATAATCCTAGACTCCTAGCTAGTAGTAGCTAGCTTCTTTAATTTTCCATTTCAATTATAAGATATCCACTAATGTTCATTAAATTGAAGTAGCTAAGtgtgaaaataaaataaaaagaaagcgAAAGCTATTTTAGTTTTAGGTACGATTAGTTACGCACTTAGGGTGGAAAATGAGTTTTTTCTTAAACCATGATTCGATATATAAAAtgataacaaattaaatttcgATATACTTTTTTACTACTCCAAACAGTCATGCTATAAAATATGTGATAAATATGAGGATGGATTGGATTTGAGAattcattatatataaaatattatctaTTTGAGTATGTAGATATAGACTTAGCTTTGATTCCTTCGTTATAAGTTATAACTCGATTGTAATGGACTATGATTCGAGTTTCAAAACAAATCAGTcacaaatataaataacaatTACAAGAATTTACTCTCATAAACATGATTAAAATGGATAAATGatcataatttttttctcttgtAAAGGCAGCTAAATAATTGAATAAGAAAAAGAGGTAAGTTCTTAATTTCAGCTATttcactaaaaaaaaatattttaaagactaatttaaGCACTAAAATATCTCTTATGGGAGTCATTTAgataaaaatgtttaaaatgtattttttaaaaatatttgctaataattaaaattcaatacatATAACTGATTAAACCGTGTTATTTATGtcaaaattagattaaataaattaatttgacaaaaaaatcgataaactaaattttgaatcggtataaaataatatattctttttataaaaaataaatattttaattattttttataataaattattataataattttttatacaaaaaatattattaatttagatGGATTTAAAATTTGCTTCGTCAATTTTTTAGCCACATTGTTTACTCTCTAATGACCGATGTATAACTccaaacaaaaaatcaaactTAAAAAAGAACGAGCTCTACAAAGAAGTCTCAATAGTAGAACAAGAACAGCCattatgttttttttcttatatatgaTAACAtcacaaataaaagaaaatatccATTGCGAGAATAAGATTGGCAAAGAataaatataactttttattgTTTCCGTTTATATATATCCACACATTTTCAGGACAAATAAGTAGTAACAAGTAACATCATCAAGTGatcaagactcaagaaataTTCAACTTTGCTTTTTCCATTCATAACACTGTTAGTTAACAACTCCTTCTGTCTCAAACTTAATCCTTATCCTTAGTATCTAAGAAACAGCTGTTCTATAACacctaataaaaaaagaaaaagaaaagaaaaactagtCTTCTTATTTCTCATCGAGTACAGCTTGAATTTTCAACTTTTTCAAAGAAAAGTATTGCAAATTAGTCAAAAAAAGAGTATGTTGATGACTAGCTAGCTagcttcctttctcttttttcttttcttttttttttccctaacaagagtttttcattttctttattttttttaaaatacggTTAGTTTATTTGTGGACTTGCGCTTCAGGGACTTCAAAGATATTGAACTTCATAGTGtggtcttcttttttttttttgggagaACTTCATAGCTTGTAAATGGTTTCATCCTTATCCATTAGTTGGTACCCTTAATGGAAGGTTTACGTTAATTTGGGCCCATTTATTATGTCCTAAAACTTTGTTGGGCCTGTAAGGACAAACAATAGTTTGGACCTATGTGAAAGCCCAAAATATagattatataataataatataaatataatttgagcagcaacccattggccagcggcaaacccttaaatggagctcagtacCGCGACGAATTAGTCCTTGACCTGTTAGGTTGAGGATACTGtagaaaccaaaaaaaatataatttgttcTATACCAAACAGAAAATAAGAATGTAGGGTCCACTAAAAATATGTTGTCTCCATTATTTAAAAACCAattctatgatattttttatttggtatttaattttttattaacttattttttataataattttaaatatcttaaaattttttaagttttatatttttaaattttaaatgatttatttaatctttttaataattaaataataatttttagataccataacaaatattttatttaaatattaattttgaaaacaaatatATTATTACTTATTTACTCTTCATCCGgactccttttcaaaaaaaaaaaaaattccactTATGAGTTATTTGAtactattttctttttatatttttttcatggTATCTCCTAATAATGAGTTgttgtatatataaaataaaattcgaactTTCGATACTTGTTTAAATAGACGAGTGAGTTAATCACTCGACCaactcaatttatttttttcgcttcttatatattttctcttttattcattcatttctcctttttctagttttatttattttggtcaTTTGAATTTTCTCTCATGATCAAATCAAAGGGTTCAACTTGAGCGTCGCTTTGGACCAAAAACAAGGAAacatattttgtttaatttctaCAAACTCCTCtcatatattataataaataatgaacAAATTTATTAGCTTTCACAAAGTTGAAAGGTTAAAGCTGAAAATGCTTTTTAGTTGACAAATATATTCCGCATTTCAAAAGTAGTGTATATATGTGGAGACTCACTAAGAAAAAGGTAATACTTTATGTGTTTTAGTTCATCCAATAAGGCACACGAATATTCATGGTATTAATAGCCTTGTATGTGAAATTTGACTCATCAACCCAACATCTAGCTTGCAAATGCATCAAACTAAGTTGTAGCATTAAACAACTTAATAAATCAATGGTAAATTATATGACGTAGAAAAAAAATTCTTCTATATGTGTATGTTTGTGTTGTTAAAAGGATAGTGTGATAAGTATTTAAAAAGTGAGTAATTAAAGAGACAAGATTTAACATGTTACAAGTAAAATATAGTGTATTTTGTCTTATGTAATATGTAAATAATGTATTGATTAAATAGactaattatatttatgttaattaattattacaaataatattggactttgtataacttttttatgtTTGGACTTTTTGAATGTACACTCTTTCTCTCCAAAAATATTAACTTTacacacaaaaatttattaatatttatttattttaatatatacctttttcttttttgatgaCTTAGCTATATTCAGtttcataaatataaaaatgtatttACATATTTTAACCAACAAAAAAACATATAACTTTACGTATTTACATACATTTAAATTAACggtaatatttatatatatctaatttaaatattatatcaatATATCTATCAATATTACTCGGAATACATAtagatatttataaaaaaaatattattcaaacaCCACATAGTTTTGACATCTTATAAAAATAgtttgttattaattatttatatattaaaaatgttttaattaataaaacaaaaaaatttatatttaattatttaaaaaaatattgatgtcAAAATAGCATTTATAATACTGCTATTTTTATGGTGCAGAAAGAGAGAATATATATTTTGGAAGAGTTGATTtgtttaagaataaaaattgtAATAAGAAATTTTGCTTTTTgttataaagaaaaattaaaaataaatttaattttaatatagtgttagtataaaataattttatatttatatctaaTAACGTAACACtacattaacaaaaataataactttttaTAGACAATGTTTATTGTCATCCAAAAGACCAAATATAATTACACGACTGTACAAAACACATTTTATACTGtcaatacatcaaaattaaattcactaAAAATATGTGCACTCAAAATTTGTATAACACCAGacattttttttgtgactcatAACACCAGACATATAGAAAAATATGGTAGACAccaagaaaaatataagaaaacaTAGTTATTTTTCGGTACTATGTAGTATGTAGATGATATCTTGTTATTTTGTTTGCATTAAAATATCTATTTACAgttgtttataaaaaaattaaaagaaaattttaaatactaaaaaaagaaaaatcttttaataattaatatttaaaaaaattgtctaaaaaaattaaatatttcaaGTTATTATTGGAATATTTTAAATGCAatctattatttataattaaattattaattttttataataaataaactatGTTATTGAGtgaatatttaatatttattattttattaaacgaaaaaaatatgTCCTCTAAACAGATTTAACAAAACTATATAATTAGTTTCTCTTTGAAGGCATAGAAGTGTGTTGAAGAAAGAtgataatttttctaatatatattatacattcattaatttaatttaaaataaatattaataaatttttatgtgtaaaaattaatttttcagatgatatttattatgtaaataaaaataattaattgaattttttttttcaaggtaACATGAGTTGGAAGAAAAATTATTAACTTAGATGAAAattaatgaaaaagaaaaatacactACATTTTTACTTGTAACATGTCAAATCTTGTCTTTTCAATTACTCTCTTTTCAAACACTTGTCACACTACTCTTTTGACAACACAAACATACACATGTAAAAGAATCTTTTTTTCTACATCATAAAATTCACCTAAatcaataatatatttattcttttatatttttctatttaaataatgtttttagataataaatttaaaaattagttactttttataatataataatagatTATTGAATATCTGTATAAAGCTATATTAAGAGTTTCTTTTCCTCCCACCAACACTAAAGTCAAttccattttttctttaataaactttgatgtatggggtcctgcttctatttttcataataatttttaatattttatgttatttgtGAACGATTTCTCTCGCATGAGttggttatattttttaaaatacaaatctGAAGTACTTGATAAATTCTCTGCTTTCTACCAAatgattcaaattcaattcaACAAGAAAATTCAAGTACTTCGCTCAGATAATGGTGGAGAATGCAcgatttttttatgcaaaatggCCTTATCCATCAAACTTCTTTCCCAAATACACCCAACAAAATGGTGTGATTGAGTGACGAAATCGTAAGTTACTTGATATGACTCGAGCCATGCTTTTTGATGCATAAGTTCCAAAAACTTTTTGGCCTGAAGTTATAGCGACCTCTGCCTGCTTACTGAATAGCCTACATATCCAAGTTCTCCACCACAAAATACCTTTACAAGTCTTGGCTACTCAAACTGCAATCCCGCCTATTCTAATCTTACCATATTTGGATGTTTCATCTTTTTCATACCCCTAAAGTCAATTGAACCAAACTCAATTTTTGTGCAGAAAAATGTGTTTTCATTGGGTATGCTACACACCAAAAGGGGTATAGGTGCTATAATCTAATCACTTGTCGTGTTCATGTGACCATGGATTGTGATTTTTTAGAATTCGAATTTTACTTCAGCCGCCAACATGGCATTTAGGAAGAGAATAATAATGAACCATCAAGTTGGCTAAATAACCTTTGTTTCCCAGAAACTATTCAAACAGAGCAAGTTGATGGAGCCACTGAGTATACTTCACTCAACATAGTTACATAGGAAACAACTCAATACATACAACCAATGAAAGTTCTTTTGAGAATGTTAATTGTCAATCTGATAATTTTCTCTCTGTTTTTAATGAGGCCACTAACAATAACAGTATAGCATTGGAATATGAAGAACCAAAGCCCAATACCTTTTATTCTTCCTTCAAGAAGAAACAGAGGAATGTCTCCTAATCGGTACTCACCAGAACATGTTATCCGTAACTCAAGATACCCGATAAGGGTGGCTTGAGAAGGAATAACAAATATTGCAAAGGCTTTTTCCACCACACTCTTGACAGAAGACATTTCAAGAACTGTTCGAGAAGCCAATGAGAAAGCTGGATAGCAAAAAGCCATTAATACAAAAAATGAAAGCTCTAGAGAAGAACGAAACTTGAAAGAAGTGTACCTTACCGATAGAAAAAAAGCTAGTCGGGTGCAAATGGATTTTTACCATTAAACACAAGGCAGATGACACCATTGAACAATACAAGACAAGGTTGGTGGCCAAAGGTTATACACAGACCTATGGTATCGACTATACTAAAACTTTTTCACCGGTTGCAAAGATTAACACCATCAGAGTGTTGTTTTCAATAGCAGCAACTGAAGATTGGCCACTCCATCAATTTGAAGTCAAGAATGCTTTCTTGCATGGAGAGTTGAAAGAAGAAGTGTACATAGATGTTCCTCCAGATTTCTCAACGGGATTTAGAAAACATGAAGTTTGCCGGTTAAAGAAGGCTCTTTATGGGTTTAAACAATTTCTACGTGCCTGGTTTGTAAGATTCACAGTGACCATGAAAAAGGTATGGATACAAGCAAAGCAACTCTAAtcatactcttttttttttttgaaaaaacggGGAGATTTAATCACTTGCCTAATAATCTATGTGGATGATATGATCATAACGGGAAGTAATGAtgaaaaaattgtaaaattaaGAAGAACCTATTTACAGACTTTGAAATGAAGGATTTGGGAAGACTAAAATATTTCTTAGAAATAGAGGTTATACGAGCCAGCAAAGGAATCTTTATCTCCCAAAGAAAGTACATTTTGGACCTTTTGGTAGAAACAGGAATAGTAGATTGCAAACCAATAGATATGCCCATGCAAGTTAATCACAAGTTGAAGATAGTAAAATGTGCCACCCTAGCAGATAAGGAGAGGTACCAGCGACTGGTTGAGAAACTAATTTACTTGTCATATACTCAGCCTGACATAGCTTATGTTGTGGAAATAGTAAATCAGTTTATGCATAAGCCACAAGAAGATAATATGAAGCCGCTATGAGGATAGTTCAATATTTGAAGGGAGCTCGAGGAATTGAAATCATATTCAAAAGGAATGGCCAAATAATAGAAGATCAATGGTTGGTTACTTTACACTAGTTGGAGGGATCGTTAAAGGCATAACTAAAGTATTGtgcataaaaaaattgaaatgtgATAACAAAACTGCAATAAGAATTTCAGAGAATCCCGTACAATATGATAGAACAAAATATGTTGAGATAGATCGAcactaaaaaaattgagaatgGTACTATTGAGCTTCTATTTGTGAGATCAGTAGATCAGTTGGCTGATATTCTTACTAAAGCAGTTTCAAGACAAGCTCATGCTAAAGTTCTAACCAAGCTGAGCATTGGTGATCCCACTACTCACCTTGAGCGGGAGTATTAGAATATCATAATTACGAAACAAAATCAGAAAAATATCaaagagaatgaaaaaaaaaaaatcaatgcaatttattaggatattattttataattaccGTACTCATCAGCGTACTCTTAGTCTATATATTAGTAAGGACCTTGTAATTAAGATAAGAAATCAAGATGATGCTTTTCTAaattattcttcttttctttcctaaACCCTTTGTACCAATGTAACAATTACTACCACCATACCACCACCTcatctcctcctcctcctcctttttcttttacCATTTGAATTTCTTCGATCTCCTCCTTCctttttctcctcttcctccatcatcattattatcattatctttatcgttattattatcatcgttgttttctttttttttttatgtataatagTTTAAATTCAAAATGCAACGAAATTCCTTAATGATAATGATACACAAACAAACTCAGATTAAAAGTGCACcttatttaaatttagaatgcaccaaaattacttaataataACGACACACAAACAAACTCAGTGCAAAACAAGTTCATACCAAAAGAGCACcttatttaaatttagaatgcactgcaatttaaatttaaaatacaccGAACTCAAaactcctcctccttcttcttcataattattatcatcttcttcttattttacctTCTCATTATCTTCTGGTTTACTCTCTTAATaagaataaagataaaaaaaatcaaataaagaagaagaagaaacgcaTAATACTACAAAATCACCAAAAAAagaggaggaaaagaaaaatcacgCAGCATGACTCTTTAAAACTTGTTATTTATGAGATAAGGTTTCATGTTTAGAGTTTAAGATTTCGGATTAAGGTTAAAAGTTATAAGTTTTGAGATTAAAAGTTGTAGTTAagaatttaggatttaaaaACAGAATTTGATATTTAGTATTCACACTCCCACTAATGTAGtttgatatttataaattttaatgtatatttttgtCCTCTTCAAATTCTTCTATGTATATTTGTGTTTATACTCTAACATAGTTAATAGTTAAATTACTCTTTAAAATTACATTTGTGCCTCAATCGATGCTCaaagttttaatttattcaaGTTAGTTTCTCAATATGGCATCTGTAATTCATATTAgtctctaattttatttttattatagaaCAGTTAATGACATGCTAAGATAAATTGACATCTACCATGCTGGATTTATTCCTAATGGTAATCTAACGTAGCAATTGAAACTTTTACCTTAATTTGTTGTCAAAAAGCCTTTCAAACCTTTGGATTAAACATGGATTAAGGTTTTAAACGTATCGCAAAGAACAAATTgggataaaaaaataatttaattgctACTTCAGATATTTATTAAGAAGTCTAATAGGATAGTTGTAAGTTTATCTCAGTATATTGTGAACAGTTTTGTACAAAAATAAGATTAAAGACTAATGTAAATCACAAATGTTAAGAGATTAAATGAGTAAATTGAaactttaaatactaaattgaGATGAAAATGTAACTTCAAATGCAAGTATTAACtctaatactaataataatgtTTAATTACTCTTTTGGTCTCTATCattttactaaatttataattaggtttatatatatatattttttaattgaatctttatattgtttttaaatttataattagattcattttatataaaaaagataaaattaatagaatattcctaaaacaaatatatttgataaaatatctaattaagTTTTCAATTGTAGATACTTTCAATGtgtagaaaaatattttattaattttaatattttttatattaataaaaatctgattataaaattaaaaataatgtaaaaagaccaaactgaaagaaaaataataagaatctAATTAcgaatttgataaaattatagtATCTAAACAGTAATTAaatctgatgatgatgatgatgatgatgatgatgatgatgatgatgatgatgatgatggtaaattactaaattaataataataataataataataataataataatgatgatgatgatgatgatgatgatgatgatgatgatgatgatgatgatgatgatgatgatgatggtaaATTACTAAATTAGCCATAGAGAAACGGCGTTTCGGAACCGTCTCTGATTTGAAAAGTTCTGGCTTCTGCAGCAGATCGAAACGCTTAAACCCTACAATGTTATAGATCAGCTTCAAAACCCTAcccgctctctctctctctctctctctctctctctctaaaaagtTGAAGTGCAGAGCATCACATCACGATGAGGAAGAAGCTTCTGATAGCAGCAGCAGCACGCCTCTCCTTCCGCTCCATTCAGAAACCTCGTAAACTCTCTTTTAATGATTTTCACCTCAgttttttgtttagttttttcTTTGGAATAAATTTTCAGTTTTAGATTATTTATTTAGACATAGGGTTTTATTTGCTGTTGTTTTATTAGCTTGACATGGAAATGAAGCTAAGGTTAATAATCTATGAATTGCATGCATCACATTGTTTCAGAGATTGTTTCATGTGGCTGCAATGAATCAATAATGAAAGCTTGATCAGTGCCAATCATCTTTGGTCATCTTTGGTTTCGTCTGCCATGGAATTGAAGTTATAGAAATTGGAATTAGGTGAATGACATTTGAGCACTGAAGCTGCATTTTATACGTTAATTTTTCTTGAACTGTTAACTTTTTGTAGCTTAGTGCAGTGAGCCAGTGACGTTGAAGGCCAAGTGTGTTTATATCTATGTGAAATGGATTTTTGTGTTATTAGGTTTTGTCTGTTTGTATCAGACTATCTGGTTATAATGCCTTTCTATGAAATTGAGCGTGGAATTTCAAAATGCTTGCTTACTTGGATATTGTTTTGTTGAATTCTTTAATTAACAATCATAGATCTAATGCATGTCTTGTGTGTGTGTGACAGCATCCTTCGATGTAAGCAATTCTGTTGGTCCATTGTATGTCCAGTCGTGCAGATGGTCATATGCTGCTTCTGTCTCTTCTGACATGCCAAATGCCCCAAAAGGCCGGAAGAAGATTCGTCAATGTGAACGTAGAGCGATGGTTGAGTCTTTTGTGAACAAGtaatttttcatttcttttgaAGTTGAAGCTTTATTCAACATCTTTtgaggtttcttgcattttgcTTTGTCTATGTAATACTGACGCTTAGTTTGGTAAAGCATTTGAAGAGCTGCGtatactttttcaaaaactcaagCACCTCGTTTTGTGTTTGgtaaatcaaaaagaaaatgtgttTGTTCAAAATTTAGGGGGTGTTTTTGTAAGCACCTAAAGAGGAGCTTTTCCAAGTTGACTTATGCTTAATTAAATATTCTAGTATAATTGTATATATTGATAACCATCTAAATTTACTCTTATATTTATATCTATT
The genomic region above belongs to Arachis stenosperma cultivar V10309 chromosome 5, arast.V10309.gnm1.PFL2, whole genome shotgun sequence and contains:
- the LOC130982505 gene encoding uncharacterized protein LOC130982505 is translated as MRKKLLIAAAARLSFRSIQKPPSFDVSNSVGPLYVQSCRWSYAASVSSDMPNAPKGRKKIRQCERRAMVESFVNKYRTINAGKFLTTKDVQRQVGGGYYFLREIIQELEYKSRTNSSKEMNENLLEQ